A region from the Silene latifolia isolate original U9 population chromosome 7, ASM4854445v1, whole genome shotgun sequence genome encodes:
- the LOC141591725 gene encoding uncharacterized protein LOC141591725, giving the protein MNHGGRGNSRGGKSQVSSRRKPPGFSPNYQNHVRDDVSPGGSVSSTSVESSYSSGHATEKNSGVGMYGNAIPATRQGGGWFTFGSGSSYNEGNVGKSTPSTNAIEKSNSSGHALEKNSGGGIYRNVTPATRRKSQGSWRPKPPEFSPNNQTPVRDNVSFGGSMSSASVEKSFSSGQAAEKNSGSGMYRNVTPATRQRGGWATFGNGSSSNEGNVGKSTPSSNAAEKNSGGGIYRNVTPATRRGGGGGWSKFGSGSSSSGGNVSSNASGFHRDEQFGLGSGQLNLNGTAKALSKGDSDRSSVNLDLAFMESLVHTPEAAQLSGESVPLKSCSEVKTPKSTDSLRETENSEFPIEKFDLCPPRKSILRPGMVLLKNYLSISEQASILKICREHGLVNVGFYQPQFDDGGKMHLKLMCFGQFWDPKTCQYEEVRLSDHSKPPPIPRKLLELVDRAVKDSQSLISERERVKNVESILPSVKPDICLVNYYSKTGRLGLHQDKGESQESLRKGIPIVTFSIGDSAEFLYGDQRDVEKADKVVLESGDVLIFGGKSRHIFHGVPAIIPDTAPKMLLDETNFRSGRLSLTFRQRC; this is encoded by the exons GTACGAGATGATGTGTCTCCTGGTGGGAGTGTCTCAAGTACTTCTGTTGAAAGTTCATATAGCTCAGGGCATGCAACTGAGAAGAATTCTGGAGTTGGTATGTATGGGAATGCAATTCCCGCTACTCGCCAGGGAGGGGGATGGTTTACATTTGGCAGTGGAAGTAGTTATAATGAAGGTAATGTGGGAAAATCAACACCGTCTACCAATGCAATTGAGAAATCAAATAGCTCAGGACATGCGCTTGAGAAGAACTCCGGAGGTGGTATTTATCGGAATGTAACTCCTGCTACCCGCCGTAAATCGCAGGGTTCATGGCGTCCTAAACCTCCTGAGTTTTCTCCTAATAATCAAACCCCT GTCCGAGATAACGTGTCTTTTGGTGGGAGTATGTCAAGTGCTTCTGTTGAAAAATCATTTAGCTCAGGGCAAGCAGCTGAGAAGAATTCTGGAAGTGGTATGTATCGGAATGTAACTCCTGCTACGCGACAGAGAGGGGGATGGGCTACGTTTGGCAATGGAAGTAGTTCTAATGAAGGTAATGTTGGAAAATCAACACCGTCTTCCAATGCAGCGGAGAAGAATTCTGGAGGTGGTATTTATCGGAATGTAACTCCTGCTACTCGCCGGGGAGGGGGAGGGGGATGGTCTAAGTTTGGCAGTGGAAGTAGCTCTAGTGGAGGTAATGTTAGTAGCAATGCTTCTGGTTTTCACCGtgatgaacaatttggattaggATCTGGTCAATTGAATTTGAATGGTACTGCAAAAGCTCTGAGTAAAGGAGACAGTGATCGTTCGTCAGTAAATCTTGATCTTGCATTTATGGAAAGTCTTGTCCATACCCCGGAAGCTGCTCAATTGTCTGGGGAATCCGTGCCTCTAAAAAGTTGTTCTGAAGTCAAGACTCCAAAAAGTACTGATAGTTTACGAGAAACTGAAAATTCTGAATTTCCCATAGAGAAATTTGATCTATGCCCACCACGGAAATCAATTTTGAGACCTGGGATGGTGCTGCTGAAAAACTATCTTTCAATTTCAGAACAG GCCAGTATTTTGAAGATTTGCCGAGAACATGGTCTGGTGAATGTGGGTTTCTACCAACCACAATTTGATGATGGTGGGAAGATGCATCTGAAATTGATGTGTTTTGGTCAGTTTTGGGATCCTAAGACTTGCCAATATGAGGAAGTTCGACTATCAGATCATTCAAAACCACCACCTATTCCTCGGAAACTTCTCGAGTTGGTTGATAGAGCAGTCAAGGACTCGCAATCTCTTATTTCTGAACGTGAGAGGGTTAAAAATGTAGAGTCCATACTTCCATCAGTTAAGCCAGATATCTGTCTGGTTAATTATTATTCAAAAACTGGACGTCTTGGGCTACATCAG GACAAAGGTGAGAGTCAAGAAAGTCTGCGTAAAGGAATACCTATTGTAACTTTCTCCATCGGCGATTCTGCAGAATTCTTGTATGGTGATCAAAGAGATGTTGAAAAGGCAGATAAAGTCGTATTAGAATCAGGAGATGTTCTAATATTTGGTGGAAAATCCAGACACATTTTCCATGGCGTTCCTGCAATCATACCCGACACTGCTCCCAAAATGTTGCTCGATGAAACAAACTTCCGCTCTGGTCGTTTGAGTCTAACCTTCCGACAGCGTTGCTAG
- the LOC141589713 gene encoding berberine bridge enzyme-like 17 encodes MGEVSENATPFPHRKGKLFKIQYLAYWADPSLEVLHGNMKAIRGIYGFMTQFVSNNPREAFLNYRDIDIGTNVNNSTGFAFDFFKGNLKRLLMVKARVDPTNFFRHEQSIPVLPSYK; translated from the coding sequence ATGGGTGAAGTTTCGGAGAATGCAACACCATTTCCTCATAGGAAAGGGAAGCTCTTTAAAATTCAATACCTTGCGTATTGGGCTGATCCGTCACTTGAGGTTCTTCACGGGAATATGAAAGCTATTAGAGGGATTTACGGGTTTATGACTCAATTTGTGTCGAATAATCCGAGGGAGGCGTTTTTGAACTATAGGGATATTGATATTGGCACTAATGTGAATAATAGTACCGGCTTTGCCTTCGACTTTTTTAAGGGGAACCTCAAGAGGTTGTTGATGGTGAAAGCTAGGGTTGATCCTACAAATTTCTTTAGGCATGAGCAAAGTATTCCTGTTTTGCCAAGTTACAAATAA